A genomic segment from Klebsiella africana encodes:
- a CDS encoding helix-turn-helix transcriptional regulator gives MRNINVTINTRNSFVRESLVAMVNDLAHGDLQASFSWLNNDLSGEDIIIYEVIPGEIYLCNSLIKNRKKGSSLIILHSYEQLPEDDFMINCLKGVIFVSLKTASIPQLLAIIKSELQHCMEPLAIDSVSRELSCASCPHRVLSRSQTAVVHGILEGLDMSKIAALQRVTPRTAAYHKNKIMEKYRLNNNHDFFQFMNLLRERW, from the coding sequence ATGAGAAACATTAATGTCACTATCAATACCCGCAATAGCTTTGTACGTGAATCGCTGGTGGCTATGGTTAATGACCTCGCCCACGGCGATCTGCAGGCCAGTTTTTCCTGGCTGAACAACGACCTGTCAGGCGAAGACATCATTATTTATGAAGTGATCCCCGGCGAAATTTATCTATGTAACTCTCTGATTAAGAACAGGAAAAAAGGAAGCTCTCTGATCATCCTTCACAGCTATGAGCAGTTGCCGGAAGATGATTTCATGATCAATTGCCTGAAGGGGGTCATTTTTGTTTCGCTGAAAACGGCCAGTATCCCGCAGCTGCTGGCGATCATTAAAAGCGAGCTCCAGCATTGTATGGAGCCGTTAGCCATCGACAGCGTCAGCCGGGAACTGAGCTGTGCCAGCTGCCCGCATCGTGTGCTATCGCGATCGCAGACCGCCGTCGTACACGGCATTTTGGAAGGACTGGATATGAGTAAAATCGCCGCTCTGCAACGCGTCACGCCGCGTACTGCTGCCTACCATAAAAATAAGATTATGGAAAAATACCGTCTGAATAATAACCACGACTTTTTCCAGTTTATGAATCTGTTACGTG
- a CDS encoding small membrane protein: MAMQTWLVLLLCIFFFSISVYSFISYLKDRRRQKFTFNDKRSMRRK, from the coding sequence ATGGCCATGCAAACGTGGTTAGTTTTATTGCTATGCATTTTTTTCTTCAGCATCTCTGTATACAGCTTTATTTCCTATCTGAAAGACAGGAGACGGCAGAAATTTACTTTTAACGATAAGCGTTCGATGCGTCGTAAATAA
- a CDS encoding response regulator transcription factor yields MALRLAIIEDNADLLDELLAWLGYRGFEVWGTRSAEAFWRQLHSHPVDIVLIDIGLPGEDGFSVLSYLHELGHYGLVVVSARGQQQDKLQALSLGADAYLIKPVNFAHLAETLTALGARLQQDRPAVLPAEAIGTPPTVSPGSWRLHEDKLISPDARTLELTQQEYRLVELLMRNRNEVCSKLELHACLFSHESEPDLHRIDVVVSRLRHKARQQGIHLPVRAIFGKGLAFIS; encoded by the coding sequence ATGGCTTTACGGCTGGCGATAATTGAAGATAACGCCGATCTGCTGGATGAACTGCTGGCCTGGCTGGGCTATCGCGGCTTTGAAGTGTGGGGGACGCGCAGCGCCGAAGCCTTCTGGCGGCAACTGCACAGCCATCCGGTGGATATCGTGCTGATTGATATCGGTCTGCCCGGCGAGGATGGCTTTAGCGTGCTGAGCTATCTGCATGAGCTGGGGCACTACGGTCTGGTAGTGGTCAGCGCCCGTGGACAGCAGCAGGATAAACTGCAGGCGCTGAGCCTTGGGGCCGATGCCTATCTGATCAAACCGGTAAATTTCGCCCATCTTGCGGAGACCCTGACCGCTCTCGGCGCTCGTCTGCAGCAGGATCGCCCGGCGGTTTTGCCGGCGGAGGCAATCGGCACGCCGCCGACGGTCTCCCCCGGCAGCTGGCGCCTGCATGAGGATAAACTGATTTCGCCCGACGCCCGAACGCTGGAGCTCACCCAGCAGGAATATCGCCTGGTGGAGCTGCTAATGCGCAATCGCAATGAGGTGTGCAGCAAACTGGAGCTTCATGCCTGCCTGTTTTCCCATGAAAGCGAGCCTGACCTGCACCGCATCGACGTCGTGGTTAGCCGCCTGCGCCATAAGGCGCGCCAGCAGGGAATTCACCTGCCTGTACGCGCGATCTTTGGTAAGGGGCTGGCCTTTATTTCCTGA
- a CDS encoding sensor histidine kinase: protein MLLLAPQAQAATRQVGIDIPVQWYADDSGQMTLDRFAALPADQLATTRQIPSFGYSRKTWWLRSELPGTWFAGEPRWMQLGPTFVDHLTIYYRPLGSDGPWTQRTFGDRDGARGSDLQYRERVLILPPPPTAAGYELVFRLQSTSTLILLASLSSAQAFIQRATADTAFWSFYFGLAAVASGVALWLALALRRRLLWGICLFSLNYPLVAALHGFPEWFFGHAALPFQDFMISSLSLFSYATALWLHSEIFDLKKNMPRLHQLLIAAVVLNLLLQVSIPLGFYGVAMQIEGVIFIIITPVLLFTSWWLWRKRAIDRNTLLLGLLPPFYVAAAVLVQLSIHGIIPFHMAVYSLWQYALIVHIITVLIIAILRVRAENRQLEHKQRLARELQIEREASFHQRQFMGMVAHEFRTPLAVIQAALENLRLSAASASQEARFDRIGRAATRLVQLTDNCLADARLASHDLHVDRQQTALLTVINMAASVVAISHDHYLNIRQHGAVDSPQLQADAGLLCIAIANLLDNAVKYSPPGEITIEIHADAGQTALHIRDYGPGLPDGQAELIFERYRRGEHTSPVPGGTGLGLYVARQIVQAHDGKLWLAEHGPNGCTFILTLPTVA, encoded by the coding sequence TTGCTGCTGCTCGCCCCGCAGGCCCAGGCGGCGACGCGCCAGGTGGGCATTGATATTCCGGTCCAGTGGTACGCGGACGACAGCGGCCAGATGACCCTCGATCGCTTTGCCGCCCTGCCCGCAGATCAGCTCGCCACCACCCGGCAGATCCCCTCCTTTGGTTATTCACGAAAAACCTGGTGGCTGCGCAGCGAGCTGCCGGGCACGTGGTTTGCCGGGGAGCCGCGCTGGATGCAGCTTGGCCCCACTTTTGTCGACCATCTGACCATTTACTACCGGCCACTGGGCAGCGATGGCCCGTGGACGCAGCGCACCTTTGGCGATCGTGACGGCGCTCGCGGAAGCGATCTGCAGTATCGGGAAAGGGTGCTGATACTGCCCCCGCCGCCAACCGCCGCCGGCTATGAGCTGGTCTTTCGCCTGCAGAGCACCAGCACCCTGATCCTGCTGGCCTCGCTCTCCTCTGCGCAGGCGTTTATTCAGCGGGCCACCGCCGACACCGCTTTCTGGAGCTTCTATTTCGGCCTGGCCGCCGTCGCCAGCGGCGTGGCGCTGTGGCTGGCGCTGGCCCTGCGCCGGCGTCTGCTATGGGGCATCTGTCTTTTCTCGCTCAATTATCCGCTGGTGGCTGCCCTGCATGGCTTCCCGGAGTGGTTTTTCGGCCACGCCGCGCTGCCCTTCCAGGACTTTATGATCAGTAGTCTCTCCCTGTTCAGCTATGCCACCGCGCTCTGGCTGCACAGCGAGATTTTTGATTTGAAGAAGAATATGCCGCGACTTCATCAGCTGCTGATCGCCGCCGTGGTGCTCAACCTGCTACTGCAGGTCAGTATTCCGCTGGGTTTTTACGGCGTCGCCATGCAGATTGAAGGGGTGATCTTCATCATTATCACCCCGGTGCTGCTGTTCACCTCCTGGTGGCTGTGGCGCAAAAGAGCCATCGATCGCAACACTCTGCTGCTGGGGCTTCTGCCGCCGTTCTATGTCGCCGCCGCGGTGCTGGTGCAGCTGTCGATCCATGGGATTATCCCTTTCCATATGGCAGTCTATTCTCTCTGGCAGTACGCGCTGATCGTCCACATCATTACGGTGCTGATCATTGCCATCCTGCGGGTGCGCGCTGAAAACCGCCAGCTGGAGCACAAGCAGCGCCTGGCGCGCGAGCTGCAGATTGAGCGTGAAGCCAGCTTCCACCAGCGGCAGTTTATGGGCATGGTGGCGCACGAATTCCGCACCCCGCTGGCGGTGATCCAGGCCGCGCTGGAGAATCTGCGCCTCTCGGCGGCATCGGCCAGCCAGGAGGCGCGCTTCGACCGCATCGGCCGCGCCGCCACCCGCCTGGTGCAGCTCACCGATAACTGCCTGGCCGACGCCCGGCTCGCCTCCCACGATCTGCACGTTGACCGCCAGCAAACCGCCCTGCTAACGGTGATTAACATGGCCGCCTCAGTGGTGGCCATCTCGCATGACCACTACCTGAACATCCGCCAGCACGGGGCGGTGGATAGCCCGCAGCTGCAGGCCGATGCCGGCCTGCTGTGCATCGCCATCGCCAATCTGCTGGATAACGCGGTGAAGTATTCGCCGCCGGGTGAAATCACCATCGAGATCCACGCCGATGCCGGGCAAACGGCGCTGCACATTCGCGACTACGGTCCGGGACTGCCCGACGGGCAAGCAGAACTGATCTTTGAGCGCTACCGTCGCGGCGAGCACACGTCGCCGGTGCCGGGCGGCACCGGTCTCGGACTGTATGTTGCGCGTCAGATCGTGCAGGCTCATGATGGCAAACTGTGGCTGGCCGAGCATGGCCCGAACGGCTGCACCTTTATTCTCACCCTCCCCACGGTTGCTTAA